A region from the Achromobacter seleniivolatilans genome encodes:
- a CDS encoding Bug family tripartite tricarboxylate transporter substrate binding protein yields MNQKLRIKNWVAGACAVFITAMTHAADYPSQPITLVVPFAAGGMTDVLARQLAKTLQGEFKQPVVVDNRTGAGGVIGAEKVARATGDGYTLLVTTTAHVVNPAVTKQLPYDTEKDFTPIAMLARTPNVLVVNPTVPAANLQELLAYARRSGSLSYGSSGVGGTTHLSGELLASRSGAPLLHVPYKGTALALNDLLGGQIQASFVDALTAIKYVQSGKLRAIAVSTRDRNPMLPAVPTVAEQGVDGYETEIWIGFYAPAGTPPALIDRLNSLARTSMHEPVFVKLLAEQGTTPGELDAPRFREYVSAEIRKWGDIVRDAHIVVQ; encoded by the coding sequence ATGAATCAGAAATTACGCATTAAAAATTGGGTGGCAGGCGCATGCGCCGTGTTCATTACCGCAATGACGCACGCTGCGGACTATCCTTCCCAGCCCATCACCCTGGTTGTGCCGTTCGCCGCGGGCGGCATGACGGATGTGCTGGCGCGGCAATTGGCCAAGACGCTGCAAGGTGAATTCAAGCAGCCAGTGGTCGTCGACAACCGCACGGGCGCGGGTGGCGTTATTGGCGCTGAGAAGGTGGCGCGCGCAACGGGTGATGGATACACGCTGCTGGTCACGACAACCGCGCATGTCGTGAATCCTGCCGTCACCAAGCAGCTGCCCTACGATACCGAAAAGGATTTCACCCCAATTGCGATGTTGGCGCGTACGCCTAACGTGTTGGTCGTGAACCCCACGGTACCGGCGGCGAATCTCCAGGAGCTGCTGGCCTACGCCCGGCGTTCGGGCAGCCTGAGCTATGGCTCATCCGGCGTGGGCGGCACGACTCATCTGTCGGGCGAACTGCTGGCCAGCCGTAGCGGCGCCCCGCTATTGCATGTGCCCTACAAGGGCACGGCGCTGGCGTTGAACGATCTGTTGGGTGGACAGATTCAGGCGTCGTTCGTGGATGCGTTGACCGCCATCAAGTATGTGCAGAGCGGCAAGCTGCGCGCCATCGCTGTGTCCACGCGCGACCGCAATCCCATGCTGCCCGCTGTGCCCACGGTGGCCGAGCAAGGCGTGGACGGCTACGAAACAGAAATCTGGATCGGCTTTTATGCGCCTGCCGGCACGCCGCCTGCGCTGATCGACCGGTTGAACTCGCTTGCGCGAACATCGATGCACGAGCCGGTCTTTGTCAAACTGCTTGCCGAACAGGGCACGACACCGGGCGAGCTGGATGCGCCCCGCTTTCGGGAGTATGTGAGCGCCGAGATTCGCAAGTGGGGCGATATCGTGCGTGACGCGCACATCGTGGTGCAGTGA
- a CDS encoding enoyl-CoA hydratase-related protein gives MQTQTPQCHIERRAEGVVAITFDNGRLNLLTSEAAAIYTATLRDLARDDSIRLLIVQGGAAAFLGGADIKFLKDAGKADIDAYIRGVYALCEQLRDLPFPTMSIISGYCLGAGMEVAAVCDIKVASGDAKFGMPEVKLGVPSVIHGAMLPGMIGWTRTRDLLLSGRMIGAQQACDWGLISDVAGEGGLAQCAAAWQKELLEGGPHAMRIQKKLIRDWERLPLAEAISIGIDALVSAYETDEPKRYMEAFLLHRKRA, from the coding sequence ATGCAGACCCAGACTCCGCAATGCCATATTGAACGACGCGCCGAAGGCGTAGTCGCTATCACCTTTGACAACGGCCGCTTGAACTTGCTGACCTCAGAGGCCGCAGCGATCTACACGGCAACGCTGCGCGATCTTGCTCGTGATGACAGCATCCGGCTGTTGATCGTGCAGGGCGGCGCCGCTGCGTTCCTGGGCGGCGCTGACATCAAGTTCTTGAAGGATGCTGGCAAGGCTGACATTGATGCCTACATACGCGGCGTCTACGCGCTGTGCGAGCAACTGCGCGATCTGCCATTTCCAACCATGTCGATCATCTCTGGCTACTGCCTGGGAGCTGGCATGGAAGTGGCCGCTGTTTGCGACATCAAGGTCGCAAGCGGGGATGCGAAGTTTGGGATGCCGGAAGTGAAGCTGGGTGTGCCGTCGGTGATCCATGGCGCCATGCTGCCAGGCATGATCGGCTGGACTCGCACCCGAGACCTGCTACTGAGCGGCCGCATGATAGGCGCGCAGCAGGCGTGCGACTGGGGATTGATTTCGGACGTGGCGGGCGAGGGCGGGCTCGCGCAATGCGCAGCGGCCTGGCAGAAAGAGCTGCTGGAAGGCGGCCCGCACGCGATGCGTATTCAGAAAAAGCTGATTCGCGATTGGGAACGCTTGCCGCTGGCGGAAGCAATATCGATCGGCATAGACGCCTTGGTGTCGGCGTACGAGACCGACGAACCCAAACGGTACATGGAAGCCTTTCTGCTGCACCGCAAGCGCGCCTGA
- a CDS encoding LysR family transcriptional regulator produces MNISFRQLRIFLELFETGSFTAAAARLHVTQSAASKMIAELESQLNLVLFDRTTRRVTPNDAAREFHAFAVDVVATMQTATRSVEELISLDRGKVSIAASPLMIYGLLAQVIADYRTRHPGIQFELHELSTDDTVESVRAGTVDFGLGAIDMRIPGIQSEVVLEDGMYVVVNPGHPLIRRASVALDELAAWNHISLRNFYSVRRSLDLILAHRGVTLPSAIEAGTLTAALGLVRCGAGLLIVPGYAAAIAEQWGMHTIAIAGVSPTVHQISLIQRSRARPSVSTRHFLEVLRPTLDARRATQLDGVQIKRKSRNKGHSRD; encoded by the coding sequence ATGAATATCTCTTTCCGGCAACTGCGCATATTCCTCGAACTGTTTGAAACCGGCAGCTTTACAGCGGCCGCCGCGAGACTTCATGTGACGCAGTCGGCGGCCAGCAAAATGATCGCCGAGCTGGAATCGCAACTGAACCTGGTGCTGTTTGACCGAACCACGCGCCGCGTCACTCCCAACGACGCCGCGCGTGAATTCCATGCCTTCGCCGTAGACGTGGTTGCCACCATGCAAACGGCGACACGCAGCGTCGAGGAACTGATCTCGCTAGACCGTGGCAAGGTCAGCATCGCAGCGTCACCCCTGATGATTTACGGCCTGCTCGCCCAGGTCATCGCGGACTATCGGACGCGGCACCCTGGCATTCAATTCGAGCTGCACGAGTTATCCACTGATGACACCGTGGAAAGTGTTCGGGCAGGCACGGTTGATTTTGGTTTGGGCGCAATCGATATGCGCATTCCCGGCATTCAGAGCGAAGTGGTGCTGGAAGATGGCATGTATGTGGTGGTCAACCCCGGCCACCCGCTGATCCGCCGCGCCTCGGTCGCGCTGGACGAACTGGCCGCGTGGAACCACATTTCGCTGCGCAACTTCTACAGTGTCCGACGCAGCTTGGACCTGATTCTGGCTCATCGCGGCGTGACCTTGCCCAGCGCCATCGAGGCCGGAACGCTAACGGCTGCTCTCGGCTTGGTGCGCTGCGGCGCTGGCTTGTTGATCGTGCCAGGCTACGCGGCGGCCATCGCCGAACAATGGGGCATGCACACAATCGCAATCGCTGGGGTATCGCCCACCGTGCACCAGATCTCGCTGATACAGCGCAGCCGCGCCCGGCCATCGGTGTCGACTCGGCATTTTCTGGAAGTGCTACGGCCAACGCTGGACGCACGCCGCGCCACGCAGCTCGATGGTGTGCAAATCAAACGCAAGTCGCGCAATAAAGGCCATTCACGGGATTAA
- the gadC gene encoding putative glutamine/gamma-aminobutyrate antiporter GadC, whose translation MSDTHTRNTPPLATSKKLGIGTVAIMNIVAVVSLRGLPAEAEYGLSSVFYYLFAAVFFLIPVSLVAAELATGWSEKGGIFRWVGEAFGPKLAFLAMFMLWIEVTVWFPTALTFAAVSLAFIGPDQRWDEALSANKFFILAIVLAVYWLATFIAFRGVETFAKVSKWGGIIGTIIPATILIVLGFSYLFAGNTPQIQLSWDQVVPDFTNFDNVVLAASIFLFYAGMEMNAIHVTEVDNPKRNYPIAIMLSALGTVLIFVLGTLAIAFVIPQADINLTQSLLVAYDDMFKWAGLEWLGPVTAVALAIGVLAGVVTWVAGPSSGLLVVAKAGYLPRWWQHTNAHGMATHILLLQATLVSLLAVLFVVLPSVQAVYQMLSQLTVILYLVMYLLMFAAALYLRHSQPTRARPYRIPGGNFGMWIIGGAGFIGSLLAFVFSFIPPSQISVGSPTMYVGILVALTLFFCILPFLIYMVRKPSWRAENSDFAPFTWQTGVGDPALSAQPAGLSSGLGKTSLPPISKS comes from the coding sequence ATGTCTGATACGCACACTCGCAACACGCCACCCCTGGCAACGTCAAAAAAGCTTGGCATCGGTACTGTGGCGATTATGAATATCGTCGCGGTGGTCAGCCTCAGAGGCCTTCCCGCTGAAGCCGAATACGGTCTGAGTTCCGTTTTCTACTATCTGTTTGCTGCGGTATTTTTCCTCATCCCTGTATCCCTGGTCGCCGCCGAACTGGCTACAGGCTGGTCGGAAAAGGGCGGAATTTTCCGGTGGGTGGGAGAAGCCTTCGGGCCAAAACTCGCATTTTTGGCCATGTTCATGCTCTGGATAGAAGTGACGGTGTGGTTTCCCACGGCGCTCACGTTTGCCGCAGTGTCACTGGCTTTTATTGGACCGGATCAACGCTGGGACGAGGCGCTTTCAGCCAACAAATTCTTTATCCTGGCCATCGTCCTTGCGGTCTACTGGTTAGCGACCTTCATTGCGTTCCGCGGCGTGGAGACCTTTGCAAAGGTTTCCAAATGGGGTGGAATCATCGGCACCATTATTCCGGCCACGATTCTGATTGTTCTGGGCTTTTCCTATCTGTTCGCGGGCAACACGCCGCAGATTCAATTGTCCTGGGATCAGGTCGTGCCCGACTTCACCAATTTTGACAACGTGGTGTTGGCCGCAAGCATCTTCCTGTTCTACGCGGGGATGGAGATGAACGCCATCCACGTCACCGAAGTCGACAACCCGAAGCGCAATTACCCCATCGCCATCATGCTGTCGGCGTTAGGCACAGTGCTGATATTTGTACTTGGCACGCTGGCCATTGCATTTGTGATCCCGCAGGCCGACATCAACCTGACCCAAAGTCTGCTGGTTGCCTACGACGATATGTTCAAGTGGGCAGGACTTGAATGGCTGGGTCCGGTCACCGCAGTCGCGTTGGCCATCGGCGTATTGGCAGGCGTCGTAACGTGGGTTGCTGGCCCCTCATCGGGGTTGCTCGTTGTCGCCAAAGCGGGCTACCTGCCCCGTTGGTGGCAACACACGAATGCGCATGGCATGGCCACGCACATCCTGTTGCTACAGGCCACGCTGGTCAGTCTGCTTGCCGTACTTTTCGTGGTGCTGCCGTCCGTGCAAGCGGTCTACCAGATGCTTAGCCAACTGACCGTGATTCTGTACCTGGTCATGTATTTGCTGATGTTCGCCGCGGCTCTCTACCTGCGGCACAGCCAGCCGACGCGCGCCCGCCCCTACCGTATTCCTGGCGGCAACTTTGGGATGTGGATTATTGGAGGCGCGGGCTTCATAGGATCGCTACTGGCCTTTGTGTTCAGTTTCATCCCCCCCAGCCAGATTTCAGTGGGCAGCCCGACGATGTATGTCGGCATACTCGTGGCGCTGACGCTGTTCTTTTGCATCCTGCCATTTTTGATCTACATGGTCAGAAAACCTTCGTGGCGGGCGGAGAACAGCGACTTTGCGCCATTCACTTGGCAAACCGGTGTAGGGGACCCGGCCTTGAGCGCGCAACCTGCGGGCCTGTCATCAGGACTGGGTAAAACGAGCCTGCCTCCCATTTCTAAATCCTGA
- the glsA gene encoding glutaminase A, with the protein MAIDLAMLRHAVQTAYDQHHTAAGGENASYIPYLANVPSTLSAVAAVTVNGDIIAAGDSDFQFAIESISKACTLALALDDVGADAVQEKVGADPTGLPFNSVIALELHNGKPLSPLVNAGAMSTVSLVQANSVEERWQRILAMQSALAGAKIELSNDVNQSEQTTNAHNRAIAWLLYSADAMYCDPMEACDVYTRQCSTLITTTQLATMGATLAGKGINPITKDKVLHEGHTRYVLAEMTMEGMYGSSGDWAYTVGLPAKSGVGGGILCVVPGVMGIAAFSPPLDPVGNSVRGQLMVAAVAKAMDYNLYAA; encoded by the coding sequence ATGGCAATAGATCTCGCGATGCTCAGGCACGCCGTGCAAACTGCGTACGACCAGCACCACACCGCGGCGGGCGGCGAAAACGCCAGCTATATCCCCTATCTGGCCAACGTCCCGTCGACCTTGTCCGCAGTAGCAGCGGTGACGGTAAATGGCGACATCATCGCCGCCGGCGATTCGGATTTTCAGTTTGCCATCGAATCGATATCCAAAGCGTGCACGCTGGCTTTGGCACTGGATGATGTCGGCGCCGATGCTGTACAGGAAAAGGTCGGCGCCGACCCGACCGGTCTGCCTTTCAATTCCGTCATCGCGCTGGAATTGCACAACGGCAAACCTCTATCCCCCTTGGTCAACGCTGGCGCAATGTCCACAGTCAGTCTGGTGCAGGCAAATTCAGTCGAAGAACGTTGGCAGCGGATTCTGGCTATGCAATCCGCGCTGGCGGGCGCGAAAATTGAGCTATCCAACGACGTCAATCAATCAGAACAGACAACCAACGCACACAACCGCGCGATCGCCTGGTTGCTGTATTCCGCCGACGCCATGTATTGCGATCCGATGGAGGCCTGCGATGTTTATACGCGGCAATGTTCCACCCTGATTACCACCACACAGCTGGCAACCATGGGGGCCACGCTTGCCGGCAAGGGCATCAACCCCATTACGAAAGACAAAGTCCTGCATGAAGGGCATACGCGGTATGTGCTGGCTGAGATGACCATGGAAGGCATGTATGGCAGCTCCGGCGACTGGGCTTACACGGTGGGGCTGCCAGCAAAAAGTGGTGTGGGCGGCGGCATTTTGTGCGTGGTTCCTGGCGTGATGGGCATTGCTGCGTTTTCGCCGCCCCTTGATCCGGTTGGCAATAGCGTGCGCGGCCAACTGATGGTGGCCGCAGTGGCGAAAGCCATGGACTACAACCTTTACGCCGCTTGA
- the hdeA gene encoding acid-activated periplasmic chaperone HdeA, with product MKRALCALGIVGLAAVSGLAHADTKKPVALWLCSDYLEVDETTQPTALGFAEAINRQGKPEEAVLDVEGITKIKPAVLTYCKENPKIALRDALVQTWAKAKK from the coding sequence ATGAAGAGAGCACTTTGCGCACTTGGCATCGTGGGTTTGGCCGCCGTTTCCGGACTGGCCCACGCCGACACGAAAAAGCCCGTGGCCTTGTGGCTTTGCAGCGACTATCTGGAGGTTGATGAAACGACCCAGCCCACCGCGCTGGGTTTCGCTGAAGCCATCAACCGTCAGGGCAAGCCCGAAGAGGCCGTGCTGGATGTCGAAGGCATCACCAAGATCAAGCCGGCAGTACTGACTTACTGCAAGGAAAATCCCAAGATTGCGTTGCGCGACGCGCTGGTGCAAACCTGGGCCAAGGCCAAGAAGTAA
- a CDS encoding glutamate decarboxylase, with amino-acid sequence MPLHAKNAVRHHLFDDVYASTDLSVAMPKYKFPTQEHAPRHAYQVVHDELMLDGNSRQNLATFCQTWVDEEVHKLMDESIDKNMIDKDEYPQTAEIEARCVHMLADLWHSPDAANTLGCSTTGSSEAAMLGGLALKWAWRKKRQAAGLPTDKPNMICGPVQICWHKFARYFDVELREIPMENGRLIMDPAEVIKRVDENTIGVVPTLGVTFTCEYEPVKAVHDALDKLAKDTGLDVPIHVDGASGGFLAPFCAPDLQWDFRLPRVVSINTSGHKFGLAPLGVGWIIWRDAAHLPEELIFNVNYLGGNMPTFALNFSRPGGQIVAQYYNFLRLGKEGYRQVQTACYDTARYLAQEIEKLGPFEILFDGDPNKGIPALCWKLKEGQKNPGFNLYDLADRLRSRGWQVPAYSMPANRQDLVIQRILVRHGVSRDMGALLIEDFRRSLDYFASHPVSVQGQQDESGGFHH; translated from the coding sequence ATGCCACTGCACGCCAAAAACGCTGTACGTCATCATCTCTTTGATGATGTCTACGCATCCACCGATCTTTCGGTGGCCATGCCCAAGTACAAGTTTCCGACGCAAGAGCACGCCCCTCGTCACGCGTATCAGGTCGTCCATGATGAGCTCATGCTGGACGGCAACTCGCGGCAGAATCTGGCCACCTTCTGCCAGACCTGGGTGGACGAAGAAGTGCATAAGTTGATGGACGAGTCGATCGATAAAAATATGATCGACAAGGACGAGTATCCCCAGACCGCAGAAATCGAGGCGCGCTGCGTCCACATGCTGGCAGACCTGTGGCATTCGCCGGATGCCGCGAACACCTTGGGTTGCTCGACCACCGGTTCTTCGGAAGCCGCCATGCTGGGTGGACTGGCGCTGAAATGGGCATGGCGCAAAAAGCGCCAGGCAGCTGGCTTGCCCACCGACAAACCCAACATGATCTGCGGTCCCGTCCAGATTTGCTGGCACAAGTTCGCGCGTTATTTCGATGTGGAACTGCGCGAGATTCCCATGGAGAATGGGCGTCTCATCATGGACCCTGCCGAGGTCATCAAGCGGGTCGATGAAAACACCATAGGCGTCGTGCCGACGCTGGGCGTAACCTTCACCTGCGAATATGAACCCGTCAAGGCGGTGCATGACGCGCTGGACAAGCTAGCGAAAGACACCGGACTGGACGTGCCAATTCACGTGGATGGCGCAAGCGGCGGCTTCCTTGCCCCCTTCTGCGCACCCGACTTGCAATGGGACTTCCGTCTGCCGCGCGTGGTGTCCATCAATACATCAGGCCATAAGTTCGGCCTGGCGCCATTGGGCGTGGGTTGGATCATTTGGCGCGATGCCGCGCACCTGCCAGAAGAACTGATTTTCAACGTCAATTACCTGGGCGGCAACATGCCCACATTTGCGTTGAATTTTTCGCGTCCTGGCGGCCAGATCGTGGCGCAGTACTACAACTTTTTGCGCCTCGGCAAGGAGGGCTATCGCCAGGTCCAAACCGCTTGCTACGACACGGCTCGTTATTTGGCTCAAGAAATTGAAAAACTCGGACCCTTCGAAATCCTCTTCGACGGAGACCCCAACAAAGGCATTCCCGCACTGTGCTGGAAGTTGAAAGAGGGCCAAAAGAACCCAGGCTTCAACCTCTATGACCTGGCTGACCGCCTGCGTTCGCGTGGCTGGCAAGTGCCGGCGTACTCAATGCCCGCAAACCGCCAGGATCTTGTCATCCAGCGCATTCTGGTTCGACATGGCGTAAGCCGCGACATGGGGGCCTTGTTGATCGAGGACTTCCGCCGCAGCCTGGATTATTTTGCGTCGCATCCGGTGTCGGTGCAGGGTCAACAAGACGAGTCAGGCGGGTTCCACCACTAA
- a CDS encoding response regulator transcription factor — translation MVGFIRVVLADAHPVCVKGVQVELSMDGVARVVGSAFDSTQLFDVLEHHECDVLVSDYALPGTDFGDGLSMFEHIQQRYPALGLVVLTSIDNPMALRALELRGVRAIVSKRDLPEHLRQALRAASRGGAYRSPRIREALGGGAGSACATPPVALTGREVEVVRLFASGYSLGEIAEKFRRSKKAISAQKRAAMRKLNVRNDMDLLSYGLQNGLAA, via the coding sequence GTGGTTGGTTTCATTCGAGTAGTACTGGCAGACGCACACCCGGTCTGCGTCAAAGGGGTGCAAGTTGAGCTATCGATGGACGGCGTGGCGAGAGTCGTGGGCAGCGCCTTTGACTCGACGCAGCTGTTCGATGTGTTGGAGCATCACGAGTGTGATGTGCTTGTGAGCGACTACGCGCTACCAGGCACTGACTTCGGTGATGGTCTGAGCATGTTCGAACACATACAGCAGCGCTATCCTGCTCTAGGGCTGGTGGTGTTGACGTCAATCGACAATCCCATGGCATTGCGGGCGTTGGAGTTGCGGGGCGTTCGCGCAATCGTCAGCAAGCGCGACTTGCCCGAACACTTGCGTCAGGCTTTGCGCGCCGCATCTCGGGGAGGCGCTTACCGGTCTCCCCGGATCAGGGAAGCGTTAGGTGGCGGCGCCGGTTCCGCTTGCGCCACACCGCCCGTTGCGCTGACCGGACGCGAAGTGGAAGTCGTTCGCCTGTTTGCGTCGGGATATTCGCTGGGTGAGATTGCTGAAAAATTCAGGCGCAGCAAGAAGGCCATTAGCGCTCAAAAGCGTGCGGCCATGCGCAAGTTGAATGTGCGCAATGATATGGATCTACTCAGCTACGGTCTTCAGAATGGTCTAGCTGCTTGA